Proteins found in one Oribacterium sp. oral taxon 102 genomic segment:
- a CDS encoding Na+/H+ antiporter NhaC family protein: protein MKEKSNRLLSLSAIGLVILFLIAARFLTTAESVRQSFWALVPPIVAITLALITKEVYSSLFLGIVTGGLLYSGYSFEGTLNHVFVDGVISVLSDRWNVGILCFLVTLGAMVQLMNRAGGSAAFGKWAGKHIRTRAGAQIATILLGCLIFIDDYFNCLTVGSVMRSVTDQHRISRAKLAYLIDATAAPVCIIAPISSWAAAVSGFVEGENGMSLFLQTIPFNFYAVFTIAMMLFLVAFRLDYGPMALHERNAVEKEDLFTTEERAGDESLERPLRQKPGEVIDMLVPILSLVLCCVVGMIYTGDFFSGESFIDAFAASNASTGLVLGSFVSLVITLAFYMLRNVLSFNQCMDCLPEGFRQMVPAILILTFAWSLKAMTDSLGAKEYVAAAVKSSATGVLSLLPFLIFLIAVGLAFATGTSWGTFGILIPIVVAVFQGTNHVMLIMSMSACMAGAVCGDHCSPISDTTIMSSAGAECVHLNHVYTQLPYVLTAAAVSALAYLLSGVLAVSGITDNPFVSLFGGLAVLGLVLLGIRGGAGTKAE from the coding sequence ATGAAAGAAAAGAGCAACCGGCTGCTGTCGCTCTCTGCAATCGGGCTCGTGATCCTGTTTCTGATTGCCGCGCGATTTCTGACGACGGCGGAGAGCGTGCGGCAGAGCTTCTGGGCGCTGGTGCCGCCGATCGTCGCGATCACGCTTGCCCTCATTACCAAGGAGGTCTACAGCTCCCTGTTTCTGGGGATCGTGACGGGAGGGCTGCTGTATTCCGGCTACAGCTTCGAGGGGACACTGAACCATGTATTCGTGGATGGCGTGATTTCCGTCCTGTCCGACAGATGGAATGTCGGCATACTCTGCTTTCTGGTGACGCTCGGCGCCATGGTGCAGCTGATGAACCGTGCGGGCGGCTCTGCCGCCTTTGGGAAGTGGGCGGGGAAGCATATCCGCACCCGTGCCGGTGCGCAGATCGCGACGATTCTTCTGGGCTGTCTGATCTTCATCGATGACTATTTCAACTGCCTGACGGTGGGCTCGGTCATGCGTTCGGTCACGGATCAGCACAGGATCAGCCGCGCGAAGCTTGCCTACCTGATCGACGCGACGGCTGCGCCGGTCTGCATTATTGCACCGATTTCTTCCTGGGCGGCGGCAGTTTCCGGCTTCGTGGAGGGGGAGAACGGCATGAGCCTCTTCCTGCAGACGATCCCATTCAACTTCTATGCGGTCTTTACCATCGCCATGATGCTGTTTCTCGTCGCATTCAGGCTGGATTACGGACCGATGGCGCTGCATGAGAGGAATGCTGTAGAGAAGGAAGACCTGTTCACGACGGAGGAGCGTGCCGGAGATGAGAGTCTGGAGCGGCCGTTACGGCAGAAGCCGGGGGAGGTCATCGATATGCTGGTGCCGATCCTCTCGCTGGTCCTCTGCTGTGTCGTCGGCATGATCTATACCGGCGACTTCTTCAGCGGGGAGAGCTTCATCGATGCCTTCGCAGCCTCCAATGCCTCGACCGGATTGGTGCTGGGCTCCTTCGTGTCACTGGTGATCACGCTGGCATTCTATATGCTCCGCAATGTGCTTTCCTTCAACCAGTGCATGGATTGTCTGCCGGAGGGCTTCCGGCAGATGGTGCCTGCCATCCTGATCCTGACCTTCGCCTGGTCGCTGAAGGCAATGACGGACAGCCTCGGCGCGAAGGAGTATGTTGCGGCGGCGGTGAAGAGCTCCGCGACCGGTGTGCTCAGCCTCCTGCCGTTCCTCATTTTTCTGATTGCGGTCGGACTCGCCTTCGCGACCGGTACCTCCTGGGGTACCTTCGGCATTCTGATTCCGATCGTGGTGGCGGTGTTTCAGGGCACGAATCATGTGATGCTGATCATGTCCATGTCGGCGTGCATGGCGGGCGCGGTCTGCGGCGATCACTGCTCCCCGATCTCGGACACGACGATCATGTCCAGCGCCGGCGCAGAGTGTGTGCATCTGAATCATGTTTATACGCAGCTTCCGTATGTGTTGACGGCAGCGGCGGTTTCCGCGCTGGCCTACCTTTTATCCGGCGTTCTCGCGGTCAGCGGCATCACGGACAATCCGTTCGTATCGCTCTTCGGCGGGCTCGCGGTTCTGGGACTCGTGCTGCTGGGGATCCGCGGCGGAGCCGGGACGAAGGCGGAATAG
- a CDS encoding cupin domain-containing protein yields MSAHKDERWFPYDCAEAESGGEGVEKRVLAYSKDLMVVENSFEKGAVGKLHHHPHTQITYVKSGVFEFTIGEEKRIVREGDTLLKTDGVEHGCVCLEAGQLLDIFTPYREDFVED; encoded by the coding sequence ATGAGCGCACACAAGGATGAGAGATGGTTTCCCTATGATTGTGCCGAGGCGGAGTCCGGCGGGGAGGGCGTGGAGAAGCGTGTGCTCGCCTATTCGAAGGATCTGATGGTGGTGGAGAACAGCTTCGAGAAGGGGGCGGTCGGGAAGCTGCATCACCATCCGCATACACAGATCACCTATGTGAAGAGCGGTGTCTTCGAGTTCACGATCGGAGAGGAGAAGCGGATCGTGCGGGAGGGGGATACCCTGCTGAAGACCGACGGCGTGGAGCATGGCTGCGTCTGCCTCGAGGCGGGACAGCTTCTGGACATTTTCACGCCGTACCGCGAGGACTTCGTAGAGGATTGA
- a CDS encoding 4Fe-4S dicluster domain-containing protein translates to MVTNDKGAIALKHQVIEGLARLEWAGNLNEQTKEELAFQISPGPHPSFRCCVYKEREILKWRIRLACNEDAHPDKPSGNIIQVIDPACEECPLSSYTVTDNCRLCLGKACQNSCKFGAISMGEHRAHIDPNKCKECGMCANACPYGAIAHLVRPCRKPCPVNAISYDENGLCIIDEQKCIRCGQCIHSCPFGAIASKVYVLDIIRHIKAGREVIAMCAPATEGQFGKDITMAAVKAALKKVGFADMVEVGLGGDMTAAWESAEWSEARAEGKKMTTSCCPAFINLLQRHFPEQFAENMSETVSPMCAVSRYLKATHPGCITVFIGPCMAKKSESQELHIEGNADYVMTFGEMTTMLRSRDVELQPVVDSYQESSIWGKSFASSGGVANAVMECMKERGEDTTGIKLRACSGGKECVTALSLLKMGKLPEDFIEGMVCDGGCVGGPSKHKTEIEIKRARQSLLDEADGRKVLENLKNYPMDQFSMLRNGKMHPVDLG, encoded by the coding sequence ATGGTAACCAACGATAAGGGCGCGATCGCGCTGAAGCATCAGGTCATCGAGGGCCTCGCCAGACTGGAATGGGCAGGGAATCTGAACGAGCAGACAAAGGAGGAGCTTGCCTTTCAGATCTCTCCGGGGCCGCATCCCAGCTTCCGCTGCTGCGTTTACAAGGAGCGGGAGATTCTGAAATGGAGAATCCGTCTCGCCTGCAACGAGGATGCGCATCCGGACAAGCCCTCCGGAAATATCATTCAAGTCATCGATCCCGCCTGCGAGGAATGTCCGCTGTCCTCCTACACCGTGACGGACAACTGCCGCCTCTGCCTCGGAAAGGCATGCCAGAACAGCTGTAAGTTCGGCGCGATCAGCATGGGGGAGCACCGCGCCCACATCGATCCGAACAAATGCAAGGAATGCGGAATGTGCGCCAACGCCTGTCCCTACGGCGCCATCGCTCACCTCGTCCGCCCATGCCGCAAGCCCTGCCCCGTCAATGCGATCAGCTATGACGAGAACGGTCTCTGTATCATCGACGAGCAGAAGTGCATTCGCTGCGGACAGTGCATCCATTCCTGTCCGTTCGGCGCCATCGCCTCGAAGGTTTATGTCCTCGACATCATCCGCCATATCAAGGCGGGCAGGGAGGTCATCGCGATGTGCGCGCCTGCAACCGAGGGGCAGTTCGGGAAGGACATCACGATGGCAGCCGTCAAGGCAGCGCTGAAAAAGGTCGGCTTCGCCGATATGGTCGAGGTCGGGCTCGGCGGAGACATGACGGCGGCATGGGAATCTGCAGAGTGGTCGGAGGCACGGGCAGAAGGCAAGAAGATGACCACCTCCTGCTGTCCTGCCTTTATCAACCTGCTGCAGCGCCACTTCCCGGAGCAGTTCGCCGAGAATATGTCCGAAACCGTCTCCCCGATGTGCGCGGTATCCCGTTATCTGAAGGCGACACACCCGGGCTGTATCACCGTCTTTATCGGCCCCTGCATGGCAAAGAAGTCCGAGTCGCAGGAGCTCCATATCGAGGGCAACGCCGACTATGTCATGACCTTCGGTGAGATGACCACCATGCTCCGTTCCAGAGATGTCGAGCTCCAGCCGGTCGTGGACAGCTATCAGGAATCCTCAATCTGGGGCAAGAGCTTCGCCTCCTCCGGCGGAGTCGCCAACGCCGTGATGGAATGCATGAAGGAGCGGGGCGAGGATACCACCGGCATCAAGCTGCGCGCCTGCTCCGGCGGCAAGGAATGCGTCACTGCCCTCTCCCTGCTGAAGATGGGCAAGCTCCCGGAGGACTTCATCGAGGGTATGGTCTGTGACGGCGGCTGCGTCGGCGGCCCGTCCAAGCATAAGACGGAGATCGAGATCAAGCGGGCGCGTCAATCCCTCCTCGACGAGGCAGACGGTCGTAAGGTGCTGGAAAATCTGAAGAACTATCCGATGGATCAGTTCTCCATGCTCCGGAACGGGAAGATGCACCCGGTGGATCTTGGGTAA
- a CDS encoding glycosyltransferase: MRKEETAPISVLMSVYEGESPAYLRQALESIYRQTLPADEVVLVEDGPLPEALVDVLSAYPVKTVKLSANQGLGIALGEGMKHCRNAWVARMDSDDIMVPERMRLQWEYIRLHPEVSACGGNIREFVSDPKKNRLKRMPVSHESLYQYGKYRNPINHMTVVFRKRDVMQCGGYRDVRGLEDYDLWIRMLAGGYKLCNMDEVLVYARMGGNFSARRGGWGYFCRYLGLRREQHALGCTNKAECMLGIALTFAMTLSPGFIRAYLYSGLREGK; the protein is encoded by the coding sequence ATGAGGAAAGAGGAAACCGCACCGATATCTGTCCTGATGAGCGTATATGAGGGGGAAAGCCCTGCGTATCTACGTCAGGCACTGGAGAGCATCTATCGTCAGACGCTTCCTGCGGACGAGGTCGTTCTCGTAGAGGATGGTCCCTTGCCGGAGGCCCTTGTGGATGTGCTGTCGGCTTATCCGGTAAAGACAGTGAAGCTGAGCGCGAATCAGGGGCTGGGCATTGCCCTTGGCGAGGGGATGAAGCATTGCAGGAATGCATGGGTTGCCCGGATGGACAGCGATGATATCATGGTTCCCGAGCGAATGCGGTTACAGTGGGAATACATACGCCTGCATCCGGAAGTCAGCGCATGTGGCGGCAATATTCGGGAATTCGTATCGGATCCGAAAAAAAACAGGCTGAAGCGTATGCCCGTATCGCACGAAAGCCTGTATCAGTATGGCAAATACAGAAATCCGATAAACCACATGACGGTCGTATTTCGGAAGCGGGATGTCATGCAGTGCGGAGGCTATCGGGATGTGCGGGGACTGGAGGATTATGATCTGTGGATCAGGATGCTGGCAGGAGGCTATAAACTATGCAACATGGATGAGGTTCTGGTCTATGCCCGCATGGGAGGCAATTTCTCGGCCCGGCGCGGAGGATGGGGCTATTTCTGCAGATATCTGGGACTGCGAAGAGAGCAGCATGCGTTGGGCTGCACCAACAAAGCGGAGTGCATGCTTGGCATCGCTCTGACCTTTGCGATGACACTTTCCCCCGGCTTTATCAGAGCATATCTGTATTCCGGACTGAGAGAGGGGAAATGA
- a CDS encoding CobW family GTP-binding protein: MSKREVPVVLVTGYLGSGKTTLMQHILRQEKRRVALIVNDMGSINIDASLLSKSGNRLVQVEMVEMQNGCICCTLREEFMAEIERLSQDQNIEAIFVEASGISEPSSIAGAFVGYEEEMEESRVYLKTVVSVVDADRIYREFLHDLASEEENEEGDVINLVMDQIEFCNLLLLNKTDLLTEEQLQEVRDALRNIQRGAEIIPCIQGELELDRILDREDFDFEEVMASSTVQRALNASDSEETACMDEYGITSFVYEERAPFNRERFNRFVSEYPETLIRSKGYIWFADDDRHIQLFEQAGRNASVTELSEWVSAWSEEELAAMEQDFPDIREDWDEVYGDRVNQIVLIGKGYRRDEIVRQLDACLN; encoded by the coding sequence ATGTCAAAGAGAGAAGTACCGGTAGTGCTGGTGACGGGGTATCTGGGGTCGGGGAAAACCACGCTGATGCAGCATATCCTCCGGCAGGAGAAGCGGAGGGTAGCGTTGATCGTGAATGACATGGGAAGCATCAACATCGACGCATCTCTCCTCAGTAAGAGCGGGAACCGGCTCGTACAGGTGGAAATGGTGGAGATGCAGAACGGCTGTATCTGCTGTACGCTGCGGGAGGAATTCATGGCGGAGATCGAGCGTCTCTCGCAGGATCAGAACATAGAGGCGATCTTCGTGGAGGCCTCGGGGATCAGCGAGCCCTCCTCCATTGCCGGTGCCTTCGTGGGTTATGAGGAGGAAATGGAGGAGAGCCGGGTTTATTTGAAAACAGTGGTTTCCGTCGTGGACGCGGATCGGATCTACAGGGAGTTTCTGCATGATCTGGCATCGGAGGAGGAGAATGAGGAGGGAGACGTCATCAATCTGGTGATGGATCAGATCGAGTTCTGTAACCTCCTGCTCCTGAACAAGACGGATCTCCTCACAGAGGAGCAGCTGCAGGAGGTCAGGGACGCGCTCCGGAACATTCAGCGCGGGGCGGAGATCATTCCCTGCATACAGGGGGAGCTCGAGCTGGATCGGATATTGGATCGGGAGGACTTCGACTTTGAGGAGGTCATGGCGTCGAGTACGGTGCAGCGGGCGCTGAATGCCTCGGATTCCGAAGAGACGGCATGCATGGATGAGTATGGGATCACTTCCTTCGTGTATGAGGAGAGGGCTCCGTTCAACCGGGAGCGCTTCAACCGCTTCGTCTCGGAATATCCGGAAACGCTGATCCGTTCCAAGGGCTATATCTGGTTCGCCGATGATGACCGGCATATCCAGCTGTTCGAGCAGGCGGGACGCAACGCTTCGGTTACCGAGCTTTCGGAATGGGTTTCCGCCTGGTCGGAGGAGGAGCTCGCGGCGATGGAGCAGGACTTTCCGGACATCCGGGAGGACTGGGACGAGGTCTACGGCGACCGGGTCAATCAGATTGTTCTGATCGGGAAGGGCTACCGAAGGGATGAGATCGTCCGGCAGCTCGATGCCTGCTTGAACTGA
- a CDS encoding SDR family oxidoreductase, whose protein sequence is MGRQDEKKRGEERALALVSGASSGIGRAVSRRLMELGYEVYGIGRDFGEWEAANRKTPGAAGTERMGTGIPQTEAWLYAGSVFHPIRCDLLDSERLPALLEPIRRTGRLRLLVNNAGAAYYGLHEMQTAAQIREMLRTNLETPMLLTQFFLRGIRERQGCIVNISSVTAMHSSPHAAVYAASKAGLLSFSRSLFEELRKHGVRVVSILPDLTETELYRNADFRPGSAPEEHLLPEEVADAVAYAVSRRPGLLVSELVLRPQKNRIERRGKEKSTAAE, encoded by the coding sequence ATGGGAAGGCAGGATGAGAAAAAGAGGGGAGAGGAACGGGCGCTCGCGTTGGTGAGCGGCGCTTCCTCCGGTATCGGAAGGGCGGTTTCGCGGCGTCTCATGGAGCTGGGCTACGAGGTCTACGGGATCGGCAGAGACTTCGGGGAATGGGAGGCGGCGAACAGGAAAACGCCGGGAGCAGCGGGAACAGAGCGTATGGGGACAGGAATACCACAAACAGAAGCATGGCTGTATGCCGGCTCCGTATTCCATCCGATCCGCTGCGACCTGCTGGATTCCGAGCGGCTGCCCGCGCTGCTGGAGCCGATTCGCAGGACAGGGCGGCTCCGTCTGCTCGTGAACAATGCCGGAGCCGCCTACTATGGGCTGCATGAGATGCAGACAGCGGCACAGATCCGGGAGATGCTTAGAACCAATCTGGAGACACCGATGCTGCTCACGCAGTTCTTCCTCCGGGGAATCCGGGAGAGGCAGGGCTGCATCGTCAACATCTCCTCCGTGACGGCGATGCACAGCAGTCCGCATGCAGCGGTATATGCTGCGAGCAAGGCGGGACTGCTCAGCTTCAGCCGGAGCCTCTTTGAGGAGCTGCGAAAGCATGGCGTCCGGGTCGTCAGCATCCTGCCGGATCTGACAGAGACGGAGCTCTATCGCAATGCGGACTTCCGCCCGGGGAGCGCCCCGGAGGAGCATCTGCTGCCGGAGGAGGTCGCCGATGCCGTGGCATATGCCGTGTCTCGCCGTCCGGGACTGCTGGTTTCGGAGCTGGTGCTTCGTCCGCAGAAAAACCGGATCGAGCGGAGAGGAAAGGAAAAGAGCACTGCCGCCGAATGA